In a single window of the Candidatus Tisiphia endosymbiont of Nemotelus nigrinus genome:
- a CDS encoding Panacea domain-containing protein: MLSCWDIANYFLVLVDRKAGDTITQLKLQKLIYFAQGINLALFDRPLFAEEVEAWKHGPVVRALRLTFGNFEADGIPPPREMDFDIYSKNQKELIYKVYSFYGDHTAAYLRNLTHTHSICCEAIIRQNKIITKEEMCKFFKTDVIKDIKDYLLSISKKDIVQIENAEDQWWMNYDSGVPAEDITEQFLK; the protein is encoded by the coding sequence ATACTTAGTTGTTGGGATATAGCTAATTATTTTTTAGTTTTAGTAGATAGAAAAGCCGGTGATACCATAACCCAGCTAAAACTACAAAAACTAATATATTTTGCTCAAGGAATAAATCTTGCTTTATTTGATAGACCGCTTTTTGCAGAAGAAGTGGAAGCATGGAAACATGGACCAGTAGTACGAGCTTTACGTTTAACATTTGGTAATTTTGAAGCTGATGGCATTCCTCCACCTAGAGAAATGGATTTTGATATTTATAGCAAAAATCAGAAAGAATTAATTTATAAAGTCTATTCTTTTTATGGTGATCATACAGCTGCGTATTTACGTAATTTAACACATACACATTCTATTTGCTGTGAAGCTATTATACGCCAAAATAAAATTATTACGAAAGAAGAAATGTGTAAGTTCTTTAAGACTGATGTAATAAAGGATATTAAAGATTATCTTTTATCAATTTCAAAAAAAGATATTGTCCAAATAGAAAATGCTGAAGATCAATGGTGGATGAATTATGACAGCGGAGTGCCTGCAGAAGATATTACAGAACAGTTTTTAAAATAA
- a CDS encoding IS5 family transposase, producing the protein MNYHIKIREWQQIIEILRKRKDIKTRNEDKLRRFIEAIWYITRSGCQWRLLPSVYGSWRAVHMRFKTWSNKGIWTDLFEQVQANPDMESTMIDATIVRAHACSAGYKKDSQDQEALGRSKGGFTTKIHALVDALGNPLKFILTAGQRHDITQANSLVKDIKNTMLLADKAYDSNAFIEQLEEQNCIAVIPSKKNRKQQREYDKHIYKERHSIECFFGKIKHFRRIFSRFDKTATAFLSFLQFVGAFIWLR; encoded by the coding sequence ATGAATTATCATATAAAAATCAGAGAATGGCAACAAATTATTGAAATATTAAGAAAAAGAAAAGATATAAAAACAAGAAATGAGGATAAGCTTAGACGATTTATTGAAGCAATATGGTACATAACACGTTCAGGATGCCAATGGCGGTTGTTACCGAGTGTTTATGGTTCATGGCGAGCAGTGCATATGAGGTTTAAAACTTGGTCTAATAAAGGAATATGGACCGATTTGTTTGAGCAAGTACAAGCTAATCCTGACATGGAATCAACAATGATTGACGCTACTATAGTTCGTGCCCATGCATGCTCAGCAGGTTATAAAAAAGATAGCCAAGATCAAGAAGCTTTAGGGCGTAGTAAAGGAGGTTTTACTACTAAAATCCATGCCTTAGTTGACGCTCTTGGTAATCCTTTAAAGTTTATTTTAACTGCAGGTCAAAGACATGACATTACACAAGCCAACTCATTGGTTAAAGATATTAAAAATACTATGCTCCTTGCCGATAAGGCATATGATAGCAATGCTTTTATTGAGCAGCTTGAAGAGCAAAATTGTATAGCTGTTATTCCATCAAAAAAGAACCGAAAACAGCAAAGGGAGTACGATAAACATATCTATAAAGAACGTCATTCGATCGAATGTTTTTTTGGTAAAATTAAACATTTTAGACGAATTTTTTCGAGATTTGATAAAACTGCTACTGCTTTCTTGTCTTTTTTGCAATTTGTTGGAGCTTTTATATGGCTTCGTTAG
- a CDS encoding phage capsid protein, with amino-acid sequence MEQITDGLKEQFAKNISLVIQQEGSKLRKCVTNGTQDTEVISFESMTTHEVESRTRHLIDPDNHLHGHYADDGDPARLEQIEFKIPTISRRFLTASAYHWNATMDRNDKLNLLTDPSSHFPKMAGWAMGRQQDRVIISAFASPVRAGRTGNNVINFDVANNVIPVGIRVTDANLTLNAQAAVAANRGIIDSKRAGLTVDKLIKAHHILKKRSFGMYNKLYLLCSSNQISDLLRDPQITNYDYNNVRALVSGEVNSFLGFTFITSEMLGGIFDDTGDANRPRYAVKDCYAFNEGAIRFNTVSGSNKKGIEELVQYHYAKVLYYSEAFGASRDNEQAVVVIKCLEDYDRSSHHGVLWEGTANENHRRGVHSITMPWQMFGHQCRNVNDTADINNDALAVIANNNLAMPQIIARRAAGGGDGEVVDA; translated from the coding sequence ATGGAACAAATAACAGATGGTCTTAAAGAACAATTTGCTAAAAATATCAGCCTAGTTATTCAACAAGAAGGTTCTAAACTACGAAAATGCGTTACTAATGGTACGCAAGACACTGAGGTAATTAGTTTTGAGTCAATGACTACCCATGAGGTAGAGAGTAGAACTAGACACCTAATTGACCCTGATAATCATTTGCATGGGCATTATGCTGATGATGGAGACCCTGCTAGGCTAGAACAAATAGAATTTAAAATACCAACTATTTCAAGACGCTTTTTGACTGCTTCCGCTTACCATTGGAACGCTACCATGGATAGGAACGATAAGCTAAACCTATTAACCGACCCCTCATCACATTTTCCTAAAATGGCAGGCTGGGCAATGGGTAGGCAACAAGATCGGGTAATTATTAGTGCTTTTGCCAGTCCAGTCAGAGCAGGACGAACAGGCAATAATGTTATTAACTTTGATGTAGCTAATAATGTGATACCGGTAGGAATTAGGGTTACTGATGCTAATTTAACCTTAAATGCTCAAGCTGCAGTTGCTGCCAACAGAGGTATTATTGATTCAAAAAGAGCTGGACTAACTGTTGATAAACTAATAAAAGCTCATCATATCTTAAAAAAACGCTCTTTTGGTATGTATAATAAATTATACTTATTATGTTCAAGTAATCAAATCTCCGACTTGTTACGCGATCCGCAAATTACCAATTATGACTATAATAATGTTAGAGCTTTAGTGAGTGGTGAAGTTAATAGTTTCTTAGGATTTACCTTTATTACTAGCGAGATGTTGGGTGGTATATTTGATGATACTGGGGATGCTAATCGCCCTAGATATGCTGTAAAGGATTGCTACGCCTTTAATGAAGGAGCTATAAGATTTAACACGGTCAGTGGTTCTAACAAAAAGGGCATTGAAGAGCTAGTACAATATCACTATGCCAAAGTACTATATTACAGTGAAGCTTTTGGAGCTAGTCGTGATAATGAACAAGCAGTAGTAGTAATTAAATGTTTAGAAGATTACGACCGCAGCAGCCATCATGGTGTATTGTGGGAAGGAACAGCGAATGAGAATCACCGAAGAGGTGTGCATAGCATAACAATGCCATGGCAGATGTTTGGTCATCAATGTCGTAATGTTAATGATACTGCTGATATTAATAATGATGCTTTAGCAGTAATTGCTAATAATAATTTAGCTATGCCACAAATCATTGCGAGAAGAGCAGCGGGTGGTGGTGATGGTGAGGTTGTAGATGCCTAA
- a CDS encoding Rpn family recombination-promoting nuclease/putative transposase, giving the protein MFLSKFLDPKNDFCFHQIFGTEKNKDILVHFLNDVLKREGNEKIIKVTFLPTIQDPDIAIYRKSIVDVLCNDQHGNQFIVEMQVDKHRGFEKRAQFYAAKAYSQQRIEQDEKHKKLAVYAKLKGVIFLAIADFVMFEDKKHWKSEHRLLDTESYAHDLKDFDFVFLELEKFKKTIDELKTIEEKWMYFFKHAGDSTLTLTEIEQLIGKDEIIRRAFEAVDQASWSEAELNTYEQMTKAHLDNLAVEQQKIEDAETRGEARGKAEGKAEGKAEGKAEGKAEGKAEGKAEGKAEEKIELAKRMLKEGYPMETMSKLTELTIEKIKVLKEEIEQLREE; this is encoded by the coding sequence ATGTTTTTATCAAAGTTTCTTGATCCTAAAAATGATTTTTGTTTTCATCAAATCTTTGGTACTGAAAAGAACAAAGATATACTTGTGCATTTTTTAAATGATGTTCTTAAGCGTGAAGGAAATGAGAAAATAATTAAGGTGACGTTTTTACCAACTATCCAAGACCCTGATATTGCAATTTACAGAAAGTCTATTGTTGATGTGTTGTGTAACGATCAACATGGTAATCAATTTATAGTGGAGATGCAGGTAGACAAGCATCGAGGATTTGAAAAAAGAGCTCAGTTTTATGCTGCTAAAGCATATTCTCAGCAAAGAATTGAGCAAGATGAGAAGCACAAGAAATTGGCAGTATACGCCAAATTAAAAGGAGTAATATTTTTAGCAATAGCAGATTTTGTGATGTTTGAAGATAAAAAACATTGGAAATCAGAACATCGTCTTTTAGATACAGAGAGCTATGCCCATGATTTAAAAGATTTTGACTTTGTATTTTTAGAGCTTGAGAAATTTAAAAAAACTATAGATGAGCTAAAGACTATTGAAGAGAAGTGGATGTATTTTTTTAAGCATGCAGGAGATAGTACATTAACATTAACAGAAATAGAGCAGTTAATAGGTAAGGATGAAATTATTAGAAGAGCCTTTGAGGCAGTAGATCAAGCTAGTTGGTCAGAGGCAGAACTTAACACCTATGAGCAAATGACCAAAGCTCATCTTGATAATTTAGCGGTAGAGCAGCAAAAAATTGAAGATGCTGAAACTAGAGGCGAAGCTAGAGGCAAAGCTGAAGGTAAAGCTGAAGGTAAAGCTGAAGGTAAAGCTGAAGGTAAAGCTGAAGGTAAAGCTGAAGGTAAAGCTGAAGGTAAAGCTGAAGAAAAAATAGAATTAGCAAAGAGAATGCTGAAAGAAGGCTATCCTATGGAAACTATGAGTAAATTAACCGAACTAACCATTGAAAAAATAAAAGTGTTAAAAGAAGAAATAGAACAGTTAAGAGAAGAATAA
- a CDS encoding portal protein yields the protein MADSDLSKKIEYFDNLKTKREKWHHIWDELKKYVCPQTESNKVIFDSTSIWSREQLASGLQSLLVNPAMNWFNLTIVAENDEQQQYLTTAERGMLAQMLEKTLMDIFNNPASNFYSQIHQFFLNLSAFGTAIFYVEEDLELAQTLFFRNINLQECYFEENKFGFVNTMYRLFSMPIKTASAKWSDFAPFKERLARNPDEIVEILHIVSPQAQNQKSRGRKSTAASPSTSSSSTLDYSSEYIYLAEQKIISQSGYSYFPFFVTRWVKEEGEVYGYAPAHHVLPDIKLLNSLRQITLKVAQKQLDPPLLVPKDGYYLPLYTTPGSVNFYRNGMADKIIPLTGMENLIPTEIEQNQCRDAIYKAFYIDIFRMQKENKEMTATEVQIRTEEQYRLMSPMVGRIESELLNPLIMAIYQTLIKYNRVPILEGANSPPEIGLEYVSPLSRVQKTSAIASVEQVLGFFQRSGISNFFPEIYDNINWDECFKLFFELREAPSSILKNEQEVLQVRQQLKMVQMQQLQQQQQIQG from the coding sequence ATGGCTGATAGTGATTTAAGCAAAAAGATTGAATATTTTGATAATCTCAAAACTAAACGAGAGAAATGGCATCATATATGGGATGAGCTAAAGAAATATGTTTGCCCACAAACAGAGAGCAATAAGGTAATATTTGATTCAACTTCTATTTGGTCACGGGAACAATTAGCGTCAGGTTTACAAAGCTTGTTGGTAAACCCAGCAATGAATTGGTTTAACCTTACTATAGTTGCTGAAAATGACGAGCAACAGCAATATTTAACCACCGCTGAACGCGGCATGTTAGCCCAAATGCTAGAAAAAACCCTAATGGACATATTCAATAATCCGGCTTCTAATTTTTATAGTCAGATTCATCAGTTTTTTTTGAATTTATCAGCTTTTGGCACTGCGATATTCTATGTTGAAGAAGATTTAGAATTAGCACAAACTCTGTTCTTTCGTAATATTAATTTGCAAGAATGTTATTTTGAAGAGAACAAGTTTGGTTTTGTTAATACAATGTACCGACTATTTAGCATGCCAATTAAAACCGCGTCAGCTAAATGGTCAGATTTTGCCCCTTTCAAGGAGAGGTTAGCCCGAAATCCTGATGAAATAGTAGAAATATTGCACATAGTTAGCCCGCAAGCTCAAAATCAGAAAAGTAGAGGAAGAAAATCAACGGCAGCCAGTCCTTCAACATCTAGCTCATCAACATTAGATTATAGCTCAGAATATATCTACTTAGCTGAACAAAAAATTATTAGTCAGTCAGGTTATTCTTATTTCCCATTTTTTGTAACGCGGTGGGTAAAAGAAGAAGGTGAAGTATATGGCTATGCTCCAGCTCATCATGTGCTACCTGATATTAAATTACTCAATAGTTTAAGACAAATTACCCTAAAAGTAGCCCAGAAACAGCTAGACCCACCATTATTAGTGCCAAAAGATGGGTATTACTTACCACTCTATACTACGCCGGGCAGTGTTAATTTTTACCGTAATGGTATGGCAGATAAAATAATACCACTAACTGGTATGGAAAATCTTATACCTACTGAAATTGAACAAAATCAATGTCGCGATGCTATATACAAGGCATTCTATATCGATATATTCAGGATGCAAAAGGAAAACAAAGAAATGACTGCCACCGAGGTGCAAATTAGGACGGAGGAACAATATCGTTTAATGTCCCCAATGGTTGGTAGAATTGAGAGTGAGTTGTTAAATCCGTTAATTATGGCAATATATCAAACACTAATCAAATATAACAGAGTACCGATCTTAGAGGGAGCAAATAGCCCGCCCGAGATAGGGCTTGAATATGTGTCACCATTATCAAGGGTACAAAAAACATCAGCAATAGCCAGCGTTGAACAGGTATTAGGTTTTTTCCAAAGAAGTGGTATAAGTAACTTTTTTCCTGAGATTTATGATAATATTAACTGGGATGAGTGTTTTAAACTATTTTTTGAACTACGAGAAGCCCCAAGCTCAATCCTCAAGAACGAGCAAGAAGTATTACAAGTCAGACAACAACTTAAGATGGTGCAAATGCAACAATTACAACAGCAACAACAGATACAAGGGTAA